The Fibrobacter sp. UWB5 genomic sequence TCAGACATGAAAGACTTAGTGGGGTTTTGAATCAGTGGAAGGCGGTTGCCCTTGTTCAAGCGGTTTTTGCTGCATAAAAAAGTCCCGCGTTGTTTGGCGCGAGACTCTTTATAAAGCGAAAATTATGCTTCGGCGGCAGGAGCTTCAGCGGCCGGTGCTTCGGCAGCGGCAGCAGCTTCAGCAGCAGCGGCTTCCTTGGCAGCCTTTTCAGCTTCGATCTTGGCGAGAGCCTTAGGACCGAGCTTGGCCTTCTTGGCCTTTTCAGCACGCGGAGTAGCGGTCTTGCCTTCGATAGAACGGCCAGCGCGGATTTCGTGGAACAAGTCCATGATGCCGACCTTCTTGAGGAGGCTGCGAACGGTGTCAGACGGCTGTGCACCGGTCTGGAGCCACTTGAGGACCTTTTCCTGTTCGAACTTGATTTCCGGAGTCTTGGAATTCGGGTTGTAGAAACCCACCTGTTCGATAAAGCTATCGTCGCGAGCCTTGCGGGAATCAATCACCACGGCGCGGTAGATGGGGTTGTGACGCTTGCCGAAACGAGCGAGACGGATAACGGTTGCCATTTTAACCTCTTATTTGTTTGTTTCCCTTTTGCAGGGAAATGGGGTTTGTTTTATTGTTTTGGGCCAAATATAGCAAAAGAATCTTGTTTGTAAAGGATGGCAATGTAAAATTTTTCCGTTCTTTACGAACAAACTAACGTAATTTTAGGGGTTTTGGTCCGCAAAAAAGGCGTGAAAACGCAGTTTTTCGGTAAATTTCGCCAATTTTGGGACGTGAATAGCAAACGCCCCCGGGCTTTGCCGGGGGCGCTTGAAAGTCCTTAATCGAGGGCTGAACTACTCTTTATCCTTGTCTTCACTGTGGCATGGGCAGTGGTAGCAGTCACCCGTTTCGGCGTAGTCCTTACCGCTCCAGCAGTAGGTGCAGAGCTGTTCGGCAGGGAGGCCGATGGCGTGAATCAGGTCGTCGATGCGCTGGAACGCGAGAGTCGTCAGGTTCAGCTTCTGGCGGATGTATTCCACCATTCCCTTGTAGGCTTCGCCATCCGGATCGGTGTACTTGTCCAAATCGGGATTCTCGCCTTCCTGGTCGCGGATGTAGCGACGGGTAATCAGGTCGTATTCGTTCTTGGAACGGGAGAAGTTGATGAACTTACAGGGGAAAACCAGCGGCGGGCATGCGATACGCATGTGGGTTTCTTTACAGCCCAGGGAGTAGAGCTTCTGAGCCTGCTTACCGAGCTGCGTGCCGCGCACGATGGAGTCGTCGCAGAACACCAGGCGGCGGTCCTTGATGAGTCCCGGAATCGGAATCAATTTCATGGAAGCCACGCGTTCGCGCTGCTTCTGGTCTTGCGGCATAAAGGAACGGGCCCAAGTCGGCGTGTACTTCACGAACGGGCGGGCGAACTTGATGCCGGCTTCGTGTGCGTAACCGAGGGCGTGGGACGTACCGGAGTCAGGAATACCGCAGGCGGCGTCTGCTTCGGTAGGAGTACGCTTTGCAAGTGCGGAACCGCAGCGGTAGCGGGTCATTTCCACATTGCGACCTTCGTAAGTGGATGCCGGGTAGCCATAGTAAACCCAGAGGAAGGAGCAGATGGCCATCTTCTTGCCCGGAGCGACGAGAGTCTTGTCGCCATCCGGTGTGAGTTCGGCGATTTCGCCCGGACCCATGTCGCGGACGTATTCAAAGCCGAGGTTGTGGAGAGCGCAGCTTTCTTGCAGGGCGATCATGGCGCCTTCCTTCTTGCCGAGCACGATTGCCGTACGGCCCCACTTGTCGCGGCTGGCGTAGAACTTGCCGGTTTCGTCCATCAGAAGAACGGAACAGCTACCCTTGATTTTTTCTTGGACGTACTTGAGACCGTCGACGATGGAGTCTTGTGTAGCGATCAGGGCGGACACCACTTCGGTCGGTCCGACCATTCCGCTGGTCGTGGAGTACTGGAGCTGCATGCAGTTGTTCTTGAACAGCTCGTTCTTGATTTCTTCGATATTCGTAATCAAGCCGACAGTTACGATGGCGAACGTGCCGAGCTTGGAGGTCATGACGAGCGGCTGCGGGTCCGTATCCGAGATAACACCGATACCGACATTGCCTGCGAACGAAGGCAGGTCGTGTTCGAACTTGCTGCGGAACGGGGTGTTCTGGATATTGTGGATTGAACGATGGAAGTGTCCGTTAGCCTTGAGAACAGCCAAACCGCCACGGTGGGTTCCCAGGTGTGAATGGTAGTCGGTTCCGAAGAAGAGATCACTTACGCAATCTTCTTTAGAAACAACTCCGCAAAAGCCGCCCATATGTACTCCTTGAGTGATTGGGGAAAATTTGGCTTAAAAAGTAGAAATTTTGCGAGATATGTTGGAATAAAATTCCTTATTATTGCTTTCCAAGAAAAATACAATCAAGATATAAATGGGGTTTAGGGCGCTTAAAGCGCAATTCGAAGTGAACGCATGTGCATTCTCTTGTCGGAAGGCGGCCATATCTAGATTTTTTTGTAGGAAAATTCTATTTGCAACGCCCTCTTGTTAAAATAATGTTATTTTAATGGTATCTTGATTTTGCTTTGGACCTGTTTATGAATTCGCTTTTGTCCATTGATGATGTGTCGCTTGCTCTATCGCTCGATTACGAGTGCGTGTTTTTTGTCGATATCGAAAGTGACAACTATGCCATGTTCGCATTTGGCGGGAATCATAAAAATCTGGAATTGAGTGAAACCAGCAATTTTTGGGCGGATTCCCGAGTAAACCTCGAAACGGTTATTTATAAAGACGACAGAGAATGGTTTGCTCAAAACATAGCCGACAAGGAATCGCTGATTGCCTCGGTGCAAGACGGTAAAGCCTTTAGAGGAAAGTACCGTATTATGGCAGGGGATAAACCTGTCTGGTATTCCATAAAGGTGGTTCTTGGGCGTGCGGAACAACGCAATTACCTGATTATCGGAGTGACCAATATCGATACCCAGGAACGTGAACGCTTGGCTCTTGAACAAAAAGCGACCAAGAGTGAACTTTATGGCCAAATCGTGATGGCTCTTGCCGAACGCTACGATGCCCTTTATATGGTCGATTTGGATACGAACCATTATGCGCTGTACAAGAGTGAACGGGTGTTCTGCGAATTGAGCGTGGCACTCGAAGGCGAAGATTTCTTTAACCAGCTGAAAAAGGATGC encodes the following:
- the rpsP gene encoding 30S ribosomal protein S16; the protein is MATVIRLARFGKRHNPIYRAVVIDSRKARDDSFIEQVGFYNPNSKTPEIKFEQEKVLKWLQTGAQPSDTVRSLLKKVGIMDLFHEIRAGRSIEGKTATPRAEKAKKAKLGPKALAKIEAEKAAKEAAAAEAAAAAEAPAAEAPAAEA
- a CDS encoding amidophosphoribosyltransferase, translated to MGGFCGVVSKEDCVSDLFFGTDYHSHLGTHRGGLAVLKANGHFHRSIHNIQNTPFRSKFEHDLPSFAGNVGIGVISDTDPQPLVMTSKLGTFAIVTVGLITNIEEIKNELFKNNCMQLQYSTTSGMVGPTEVVSALIATQDSIVDGLKYVQEKIKGSCSVLLMDETGKFYASRDKWGRTAIVLGKKEGAMIALQESCALHNLGFEYVRDMGPGEIAELTPDGDKTLVAPGKKMAICSFLWVYYGYPASTYEGRNVEMTRYRCGSALAKRTPTEADAACGIPDSGTSHALGYAHEAGIKFARPFVKYTPTWARSFMPQDQKQRERVASMKLIPIPGLIKDRRLVFCDDSIVRGTQLGKQAQKLYSLGCKETHMRIACPPLVFPCKFINFSRSKNEYDLITRRYIRDQEGENPDLDKYTDPDGEAYKGMVEYIRQKLNLTTLAFQRIDDLIHAIGLPAEQLCTYCWSGKDYAETGDCYHCPCHSEDKDKE